Genomic window (Deinococcus aerophilus):
CAGGCCCTCTTGAACCATGCTGTCGGTGGTCCGGCTCAACCATGCCTTGTCCAGATTCAGGCTGCGGGTCAGGGTGGCCAGGGTCTGGTTGCCCTCGCGGGCCAGGGTGGTCAGAACGCTGCACTGCGTCGCGGAATTCACGTCACAGCACGCGAAGTTGAGCTGCTGAAGCTCGGTCATCAGGCGTGCGATGGTTCGCAGCGATTCCCCTGCCCGGGAAGTTTCCATTTCCACTTCCACTTCGTTGTCATGCGCAACATTCATGGCCGTACGTTAGTCGGAATCAATTTAGTTGTCAAGGGCAACGATGTGCGGAAGATGGTCGAGGGCCACCCCTTGCCTCGGGTTTTCCTGCCCACGCGCTGCTCGACTGATCGCCACTTCTGCACGCAGGGATGGGGGCACCACGCCAGAGGGGCGCAGAATGCCGTTGCCGGGCATGATTGCTGCGCAGGGCGTCCGGAATCTTCCGGTGATCCCTCCCTCTGTGGCCGAGAGGCGGGATGGATCTGAACTTCACGGTTCCACCATCCGGCACCAAAACATCTCTGCTCTTGTGTGCAATCACTTTTGTGTGAAACTGCATTTCATTACGGATGTACGGATGTGAGATGCTGAACGTGTGAAAGTGATCAGTGTGTTGAGCCGCAAGGGCGGTGTGGGCAAGACGCTTCTGTCGGTGGGGATCGCGCAGGTGCTCGGAGAGCGGGGCCACCGGGTGGCGCTGCTTGACCGGGACCCGGAAGGCAGCGCCATGGGCTGGCAGCATGGCGCTCAGGCTGTGGGCACAGCCCTTCCCTACCAGGTCATCGGGCCCATTGAGGCGACCCGACTGGACCGC
Coding sequences:
- a CDS encoding MarR family winged helix-turn-helix transcriptional regulator; translation: MNVAHDNEVEVEMETSRAGESLRTIARLMTELQQLNFACCDVNSATQCSVLTTLAREGNQTLATLTRSLNLDKAWLSRTTDSMVQEGLLIKAPHPADRRALLLELTPAGVQQAQALSGELDGQAQRVLARLPGAQRGQTLQLLEALQAALTAELHEGQCRAAGDR